The following proteins are co-located in the Armatimonadota bacterium genome:
- a CDS encoding HD domain-containing protein, with the protein MTLEDAVVLAVRAHQGQKDKAGESYILHPLRVMLKQDTEIGMMAAVLHDVVEDTSWTFDGLRDQGCSEDVLALIDQLTRRDGEEYSDYLARIRTDPTARSVKLADLEDNLNVLRLRQITPKDADRLNKYLDAWRDLQGDPA; encoded by the coding sequence ATGACGCTTGAAGATGCTGTCGTTCTCGCCGTCCGGGCACACCAGGGTCAGAAGGACAAAGCCGGAGAGAGCTACATCCTCCATCCGCTGAGAGTGATGCTCAAGCAGGATACGGAGATCGGCATGATGGCCGCCGTGCTGCATGACGTGGTGGAAGACACGTCATGGACGTTCGACGGACTGAGAGACCAGGGCTGCTCGGAGGATGTCCTGGCTCTCATCGATCAACTGACCCGGCGCGACGGCGAGGAATACTCCGACTACCTCGCCCGTATCCGAACAGACCCCACAGCTCGATCGGTCAAGCTGGCGGATCTGGAAGACAACCTCAATGTGCTCAGACTACGGCAGATCACTCCGAAGGACGCGGATCGCCTGAACAAGTACCTTGATGCGTGGCGTGACCTGCAGGGCGATCCGGCGTGA